One genomic window of Desulfovibrio inopinatus DSM 10711 includes the following:
- the feoB gene encoding ferrous iron transport protein B, whose protein sequence is MLIALAGQQNAGKSTIFNMLTGATQYVANYPGVTVEKKSGRYKDGEIRVEVVDLPGTYSLTSFSLEERVARDFLLQDKPDCIVNVLDASNLSRSLMFTIQALELGQPMVLGLNMMDVATAHGMHIDVEKLSRTLEVPVIPLVGRKNKGRTELVEAIRHCSTTPQSRSRSPLLYGDLEKYIESIEATIREASRLEASYPIRWVAIKLLEGDQRVVEMIRTEHPDGEAILDMVQAHATEFEKYHALTTSDHILTYRHAKAQEIARASIQQPSTGKASLSERIDRVVLNRILAPVFLVLTVYCIYQISIVQGYELTKYTWPYLATFRSLVADILPIPGLVEDGILRSLVLWCVDSANTLLNYVPIFFILFALIALLEDSGYMARIAFVLDRIFQRFGLHGQSTLPYILGGVFAGGCAVPGIMATKGIPDDRARMATILTVPYMNCLAKVPLYTLLVNIFFAGQKSYALFFISTITIIMALIIAWVLTNTVLKSKEQAPFVMEMPTYHLPTLRGVTTRTFQRTWEYLQKVGTIVLAVSVCVFALLQFPNLSDDVMQKYEKKMHGALAVFQSTIKNTQYASSLDNTHQVLSMMDYASRFNAARLNSGGDIQGVMQRFEEENPVFFSFLKPGKKDKESRIVGKAASLLLVKRKEVQRQIKDERIQNSFFGKVGRALEPITKFAGFDWKINIALISSFAARESSVATLGVLFEQGANEGATLEERMGTQSEASGMTPLHALALILFFALYPPCFAATIMVKVQTGSYKWMLFAIAFPCAVGLSVASAVFSLGNFFHVSGFTMMQIFYGVALSLALFIGFFPQLLKNISGTNSQGPRQNNDSSTLITQS, encoded by the coding sequence ATGCTTATTGCACTCGCAGGACAGCAAAATGCCGGGAAGTCGACTATATTCAACATGTTGACAGGAGCGACACAGTATGTCGCCAACTATCCAGGCGTCACCGTTGAAAAAAAATCAGGTCGGTATAAAGATGGTGAAATACGTGTCGAAGTTGTCGATTTACCCGGTACGTATAGTTTAACATCGTTTTCACTCGAAGAACGTGTTGCAAGAGACTTTTTATTACAAGATAAACCCGACTGCATTGTCAATGTCTTAGATGCTTCGAATCTTTCACGAAGTCTTATGTTTACAATACAAGCTCTTGAGCTGGGTCAGCCCATGGTCTTGGGTTTGAATATGATGGATGTTGCCACAGCACATGGCATGCATATTGATGTCGAGAAGTTGTCGCGCACTTTGGAAGTTCCGGTTATTCCACTGGTTGGTCGAAAAAATAAGGGACGTACAGAGCTCGTTGAAGCAATCCGACATTGTAGCACAACGCCACAAAGCCGTTCGCGTTCTCCGTTACTGTATGGAGATCTGGAGAAATATATTGAAAGTATTGAGGCCACAATACGGGAAGCTTCTCGCTTGGAGGCAAGCTATCCAATACGTTGGGTAGCCATCAAGCTCTTGGAAGGTGATCAACGTGTTGTTGAAATGATTCGCACGGAGCATCCGGATGGAGAAGCAATTTTGGATATGGTTCAGGCTCATGCTACAGAGTTTGAAAAATATCATGCACTTACGACGTCGGATCATATTTTAACCTACCGGCATGCCAAAGCTCAAGAAATTGCACGCGCAAGCATACAGCAACCCTCCACAGGGAAAGCAAGCCTGTCCGAACGGATCGATCGGGTCGTATTAAATCGTATTTTGGCCCCGGTTTTTCTCGTGCTGACGGTATATTGTATTTATCAGATTTCCATTGTTCAGGGATATGAGCTTACCAAATACACATGGCCGTATCTTGCAACGTTTCGCAGCCTTGTTGCGGATATTCTCCCTATACCAGGATTGGTGGAAGACGGAATCCTTCGTTCTCTTGTTCTATGGTGCGTAGACAGCGCCAATACATTGCTCAATTATGTGCCGATCTTTTTTATTCTTTTTGCGCTCATCGCTCTCTTAGAAGATTCCGGCTATATGGCGCGCATTGCATTCGTTCTCGACCGAATCTTTCAACGCTTCGGGTTACATGGGCAAAGTACATTACCTTATATTCTTGGTGGTGTTTTTGCGGGAGGGTGCGCAGTTCCCGGTATTATGGCAACAAAAGGTATTCCTGACGATCGCGCCCGTATGGCGACCATTCTTACCGTTCCGTATATGAATTGTCTCGCCAAAGTTCCACTCTATACTTTGTTGGTCAATATCTTCTTTGCTGGTCAAAAGAGCTATGCTCTTTTTTTTATCTCCACTATAACTATTATTATGGCTCTCATAATTGCCTGGGTTTTGACCAATACAGTTTTGAAAAGTAAAGAACAAGCTCCATTTGTTATGGAGATGCCCACGTACCACTTACCAACACTACGTGGTGTTACCACAAGGACATTCCAAAGGACTTGGGAATATCTGCAAAAGGTAGGTACTATTGTACTTGCAGTGAGTGTTTGTGTTTTTGCTCTTCTCCAATTTCCGAACCTTTCCGATGACGTCATGCAAAAATATGAAAAAAAGATGCATGGAGCATTGGCTGTATTTCAAAGCACAATCAAAAATACACAATATGCGTCGTCCCTGGATAATACACATCAAGTGCTGTCCATGATGGATTATGCTAGTCGATTTAATGCAGCTCGACTTAACTCCGGTGGTGATATTCAAGGTGTTATGCAGCGTTTTGAAGAAGAGAATCCAGTTTTCTTCAGTTTTTTAAAACCGGGCAAGAAAGATAAGGAAAGTCGGATTGTTGGAAAAGCAGCATCGTTGTTGCTTGTAAAGCGCAAAGAAGTTCAACGCCAGATAAAAGACGAGCGAATTCAGAATTCATTTTTTGGAAAAGTTGGGCGAGCTTTGGAGCCAATAACAAAATTTGCGGGTTTCGATTGGAAAATTAACATTGCACTCATTAGTTCGTTTGCAGCTCGTGAGTCGAGTGTTGCCACTCTCGGTGTGCTTTTTGAGCAGGGAGCCAATGAAGGGGCAACATTGGAAGAACGAATGGGAACGCAAAGTGAAGCTTCAGGAATGACACCGCTTCATGCTTTAGCACTGATTCTTTTCTTTGCTCTTTATCCTCCATGTTTTGCCGCTACTATTATGGTTAAAGTGCAAACTGGTTCATATAAATGGATGCTCTTTGCTATTGCTTTTCCTTGCGCAGTAGGGCTTTCTGTTGCGTCAGCTGTTTTTAGTCTTGGTAATTTCTTTCATGTTTCAGGTTTTACAATGATGCAAATTTTCTATGGAGTCGCGCTGTCTTTAGCACTATTCATTGGATTTTTCCCGCAGCTCTTGAAAAATATATCGGGCACTAATTCACAAGGTCCACGTCAAAATAATGATTCTTCGACGTTGATCACTCAATCTTGA
- a CDS encoding SpoIIE family protein phosphatase — MWQKVLNSLADLGIRLQMRTVFLMGIFIPPTIILIFLEEVPTHAVSSGIVMYLSLWILLFIPFSNGFEKVVALHNINQCNTFCRSLQEGRGVNSIHLPPEKGSENDFIRLKRNMYWMGRALVDREERIAGMLTEIEEAQQQILDSIEYASAIQHQMQVQTEQLPDYVQAGAILWQPRDVVGGDSYWLCRTEHGVFVGVFDCTGHGVPGAFITLIVHSMLENMDIESLEGKPGQVLGELNRRVKVFLGQHDESVSRGKRSNDGLEMGLCWFCDGDSNLRYAGAGISMYLVSKDETRHIKPRKVGIGYREVPIEYDYTEHEVSIGDAIGLYMSTDGLFDQIGGDKGLPFGKKRFLQCLRENSQLSFDDQLANLWTLFEAFRGNHVRRDDVTVMGFSPTISPERKPV, encoded by the coding sequence ATGTGGCAAAAGGTTCTCAATTCACTTGCTGATCTCGGTATACGTCTTCAAATGCGCACAGTATTTCTTATGGGAATATTTATCCCGCCAACTATTATTCTCATTTTTCTTGAAGAAGTACCGACGCATGCGGTGAGTTCTGGTATTGTGATGTATCTTTCTCTATGGATACTTCTTTTTATCCCATTTAGTAACGGATTCGAAAAAGTTGTTGCACTTCATAATATCAATCAATGCAATACATTTTGTCGTAGCCTTCAAGAAGGACGTGGAGTCAATAGTATTCATCTTCCACCTGAGAAAGGTTCTGAAAATGATTTCATTCGATTGAAGCGGAATATGTATTGGATGGGGCGAGCGTTGGTCGATCGTGAAGAGCGTATTGCAGGGATGCTGACTGAAATTGAAGAAGCTCAACAACAGATTCTTGATAGCATCGAATATGCCAGCGCCATTCAACACCAAATGCAAGTTCAGACAGAGCAATTGCCTGACTATGTCCAGGCCGGTGCAATTCTTTGGCAGCCACGAGATGTTGTTGGCGGTGATTCGTATTGGTTGTGTAGGACGGAACATGGTGTTTTTGTAGGTGTTTTTGATTGTACTGGACATGGAGTACCCGGAGCGTTCATCACGCTTATTGTCCACAGCATGCTAGAGAACATGGATATTGAATCTTTGGAAGGGAAACCAGGCCAAGTGCTTGGGGAACTGAATAGAAGAGTGAAGGTATTCCTCGGGCAACATGATGAGTCCGTTTCTCGAGGAAAACGATCAAACGATGGTTTGGAAATGGGGTTATGCTGGTTCTGTGATGGTGACAGCAATCTCCGATACGCTGGAGCCGGTATTAGCATGTACCTTGTCTCTAAAGATGAGACGAGACATATCAAACCCCGCAAGGTTGGCATTGGATATCGCGAAGTTCCCATAGAATATGACTATACTGAGCATGAAGTCTCTATTGGAGACGCTATAGGGCTATATATGTCTACCGATGGTCTTTTTGATCAAATTGGAGGAGACAAAGGACTTCCTTTTGGAAAGAAGCGTTTTCTTCAGTGTTTGAGAGAAAATAGTCAATTATCGTTCGATGATCAGCTTGCCAATTTATGGACACTGTTTGAAGCATTCCGAGGCAATCATGTTCGGAGAGACGATGTCACTGTTATGGGATTTTCGCCGACGATAAGCCCAGAAAGGAAGCCTGTATGA
- a CDS encoding GGDEF domain-containing protein, with amino-acid sequence MSAFSLGFHEEERVIARARACLEQARQAGGVKQEDFASLLEEYEKLFRQSMRLIKMGDRMQQKLSDLNETLERKQEELIHLAATDMLTGLINRRAFMDLANQALSIAKRHNKPLSLFLLDIDHFKRINDVYGHDIGDLALKHVACTGNNALRAEDVFARFGGEEFVALVPMTTPERALYVAERMRRSIENDHFVANEKKIYCTASIGISCFGQHALTVDQLLKSADEALYAAKSKGRNCVIIHPSCDMMNVYFSRYHKGPEASHAI; translated from the coding sequence ATGAGCGCTTTTTCTCTTGGCTTTCACGAGGAAGAACGAGTTATTGCTCGTGCCAGGGCCTGTCTGGAGCAAGCCAGACAGGCCGGCGGTGTGAAGCAAGAAGATTTTGCGAGTTTGCTCGAAGAATATGAAAAACTTTTTCGGCAAAGCATGCGGCTCATCAAAATGGGGGATCGCATGCAGCAAAAACTTTCCGACCTCAATGAAACCTTGGAGCGCAAGCAGGAAGAATTGATACATTTGGCGGCTACGGATATGCTGACAGGACTCATCAATCGTCGAGCGTTCATGGATTTGGCCAATCAAGCTCTCTCAATCGCCAAGCGACATAATAAACCTCTCTCACTTTTTCTTCTCGATATTGATCATTTTAAACGAATCAATGATGTTTACGGTCATGACATTGGCGATCTCGCGCTCAAGCATGTCGCATGTACTGGGAACAACGCCTTGCGTGCCGAAGATGTTTTTGCGCGATTTGGTGGAGAGGAATTTGTTGCGTTAGTCCCCATGACGACTCCAGAACGAGCTCTTTACGTCGCAGAACGGATGCGGCGTTCCATTGAGAATGATCATTTTGTAGCGAACGAAAAAAAAATATATTGCACTGCAAGTATTGGAATTTCATGTTTTGGGCAGCACGCACTGACTGTCGACCAACTATTGAAGTCTGCAGATGAGGCCCTTTATGCAGCCAAGTCTAAAGGAAGAAATTGTGTCATTATTCATCCTTCTTGTGATATGATGAACGTTTACTTCTCTCGATATCACAAAGGACCGGAGGCCTCTCATGCTATATGA
- a CDS encoding DUF4198 domain-containing protein, with product MLFRILLTAFVIMVIPFTAHAHFQMLYTPEIALNEGGEITLKLVFTHPFEAGHTMDMGPVEEFYVLQQRGTEGKPKKTDLKPYLKEINWKSLTNSGKAYEAVLPKKIVRSMGDYVFVLVPSPYFEKEEDSYIQQITKVVLNVGGLPGNWAAPVGLPTEIVPFDKPYANWTGGVFRGQVLSDGAPIKDGELEVEYMNHMPDIKANAFKKEAVVEAPHDSMVTMGIMTNAQGEFTIGLPKAGWWGICALGSGPKKEFKGKDLSQDAVLWVKAVDMK from the coding sequence CACCTGAGATTGCATTGAATGAAGGTGGGGAAATTACGTTGAAGCTTGTGTTTACACATCCCTTTGAAGCTGGTCATACGATGGATATGGGGCCAGTGGAGGAGTTTTACGTTCTTCAGCAACGGGGAACAGAAGGGAAACCCAAGAAGACTGACCTGAAACCCTATCTTAAAGAAATCAATTGGAAGAGTCTGACAAACAGCGGAAAAGCGTATGAAGCCGTCCTGCCGAAAAAGATTGTTCGCTCTATGGGGGATTACGTCTTTGTTCTCGTTCCCTCTCCATATTTTGAGAAAGAAGAAGACAGCTACATTCAGCAAATAACCAAAGTCGTTTTGAACGTAGGCGGGCTTCCGGGCAATTGGGCTGCTCCTGTAGGGTTGCCTACGGAAATTGTTCCTTTTGATAAGCCGTATGCCAATTGGACGGGTGGCGTTTTTCGTGGGCAGGTTTTGAGTGACGGCGCTCCTATAAAAGATGGAGAACTCGAGGTCGAATATATGAACCACATGCCTGACATAAAAGCGAATGCATTTAAGAAAGAAGCGGTTGTCGAGGCTCCTCACGATTCTATGGTGACCATGGGAATTATGACGAATGCTCAGGGAGAATTCACGATCGGTTTACCCAAAGCAGGTTGGTGGGGAATATGCGCGCTTGGCTCTGGTCCAAAAAAAGAATTCAAAGGAAAAGATTTATCTCAGGACGCCGTGTTGTGGGTCAAAGCTGTAGACATGAAATAA
- a CDS encoding SiaB family protein kinase, with amino-acid sequence MTQNCITTYPAVLQGLHEFYESLQEEGILFCYSGPTNQGLVEGIGDILRQRMAVEEAGTSEVHGLFAIFIEQMQNILHYSAETTPQTTDQYFDEMRHGVVVVGREREAMRRFFVICGNYIEKSKGQVLAEKINAMRSMNKDELKALYKEMRRQDPTTEDSKGAGLGFLEMARKASCPLDYCIANVSEELSFFSVKAVR; translated from the coding sequence ATGACTCAAAATTGTATTACAACATATCCAGCTGTGCTCCAAGGATTGCACGAATTTTATGAGTCACTCCAGGAAGAAGGCATCCTCTTCTGTTATAGCGGGCCGACAAACCAGGGCTTAGTTGAAGGTATTGGTGACATTCTTCGTCAACGTATGGCTGTTGAGGAAGCTGGAACATCTGAAGTACATGGTCTCTTTGCTATTTTTATTGAGCAAATGCAGAATATACTGCACTATTCAGCTGAGACAACACCCCAAACAACAGATCAGTATTTTGATGAAATGCGTCACGGTGTCGTTGTCGTAGGAAGAGAACGAGAAGCAATGCGTCGTTTTTTTGTTATATGCGGCAACTATATTGAAAAGAGCAAAGGTCAAGTATTAGCAGAAAAGATCAATGCCATGCGTTCTATGAACAAGGATGAACTGAAGGCATTGTACAAAGAAATGCGACGTCAAGATCCTACTACAGAAGATAGTAAAGGAGCTGGCTTAGGATTTCTTGAGATGGCTCGAAAAGCTAGTTGCCCTTTGGACTATTGTATTGCCAATGTTTCTGAAGAATTATCTTTTTTTTCCGTTAAGGCTGTGAGGTAG
- a CDS encoding chemotaxis protein CheW: MREISLQQADLKVERYIGDDLLRILQDLLSNQQQLHQQVKQQVLCSTTDSTLQLERALDVHDSLIEQFKSAALQMRASNFTKLFRQMKALAMDMSRRLDKCLDITLEGSDVVVDVALIEALEGPLAHMVRNAVEYCIESPNERLAAGKIKKGMLTIVATCQRGYVSVEVHDDGVGPAALTSSSDGTVCFPVSGLQCVKHTMKDLHGSFSIEERIQGGSVAKCSLPLPFQFLNGVVFRSGKHHLVIPAEAIERIQPIYPEQRVKMDRCEVLFCHQKTIPFLDLGKIFIESDHIASHPSKAILVKTSTASVALGVNDIHGRYRGALSPMPACCSWHPALSGCVLLSEGMIGFALDLDILASTYHGEA, from the coding sequence ATGCGTGAAATCAGTCTTCAACAAGCTGACCTTAAAGTCGAACGATATATTGGTGATGACCTTCTTCGTATTCTTCAAGATCTGTTGTCTAATCAACAACAGCTCCATCAGCAAGTTAAGCAACAAGTACTGTGTTCAACAACTGATTCAACGCTACAACTGGAACGAGCTCTTGATGTTCATGACAGCTTAATTGAACAATTCAAAAGTGCTGCATTGCAAATGCGTGCTTCCAACTTTACTAAGCTTTTCAGGCAAATGAAAGCGTTGGCCATGGATATGTCCAGGCGATTGGATAAATGTTTGGATATTACTCTCGAAGGTTCGGATGTTGTTGTGGATGTTGCTTTGATAGAAGCACTCGAAGGTCCTTTGGCGCACATGGTTCGTAATGCTGTTGAATACTGCATTGAGTCACCAAATGAGCGTCTGGCAGCTGGAAAAATCAAGAAAGGGATGTTGACTATTGTAGCGACATGTCAACGTGGTTATGTAAGTGTAGAGGTTCATGATGATGGGGTGGGACCGGCGGCATTAACTTCATCATCTGATGGAACAGTATGTTTTCCTGTTTCAGGCTTGCAATGCGTTAAGCATACGATGAAGGATCTTCATGGTTCTTTTTCGATAGAGGAGAGAATACAAGGTGGAAGTGTTGCGAAATGCTCTTTGCCCCTCCCGTTCCAGTTTCTTAATGGTGTTGTCTTTCGAAGCGGCAAACATCATCTTGTCATTCCTGCGGAGGCAATAGAGCGTATTCAACCGATCTATCCGGAACAACGTGTAAAAATGGACCGCTGCGAGGTGTTGTTTTGCCATCAAAAAACAATACCATTTCTTGATTTAGGAAAGATATTCATTGAGTCCGATCACATTGCTTCTCATCCCAGCAAAGCCATCCTTGTCAAAACATCCACAGCTTCCGTTGCTCTTGGTGTGAACGATATTCATGGGCGATATCGAGGTGCTCTTTCTCCCATGCCTGCATGCTGTTCCTGGCATCCGGCTTTGTCAGGCTGTGTGCTGCTGAGTGAAGGGATGATCGGATTTGCATTAGATCTAGATATATTGGCGAGTACTTATCATGGAGAGGCATAA
- the rnr gene encoding ribonuclease R, with translation MSRKKKQRPRHKDVSLGKLNAQTVLRVFKDAQKPLSTKEVIGLLGLKNEQRDLVHHILENLVDAGKIMHLRGAYGLLESMRLVSGKLEVQRSGVGFVIPDDKRRKDIFINPRDFDEAWHGDHVVAAITRQRKNKSHEGRIVRVLERGETTYTCRVMKTFSHGFSLCRPTDPRLQINFMADLGDDIAMPDPGEIVVVEVGEQLEYQLFSSTIIEVIGREDDVEVQEKLVKVGHKIPTRFPEAALAQAASLPEVPDEGDFHGRTDLRDLPLVTIDGAKARDFDDAVYVKKTPHGYTLWVAIADVAHYVEQQSPLDREAYARGNSYYFPKSVEPMFPERLSNGLCSLNPDVPRLSMVAEMDFDDTGTIKGKRLYNAVIKSHARLTYAQVNRAVILKEEEERANLSHVLHLLETAEALARQLNARRIERGSLDFDLPEPEVLFGFYGETVDIRPRARTFAHQIIEEFMVAANEAVAEYLTERAAPILYRVHPNPDPLKLENLFQILTQSGIDVGKTTSPTAKDLQDILAKVDGTDKEFVVNRLTLRTMMQARYAPSNEGHYGLASKCYSHFTSPIRRYADLVLHRVLKAVLAGEHVPYTFNQLTQIGDHISKRERIAMDAEREILKRLTILFLQDKIGQTFTGVINSLADFGFWVELNEVMAEGMVRLSSLTDDYYAFFPERQEMLGERTGKRLHLGQSVRVMLEDVQIGRLEINLKLLGSLRSDGDTTEETSFEVLPRSKKKSKSRSKSKPSSYTGRSRSGRQTRHKR, from the coding sequence ATGTCACGAAAGAAAAAACAGCGTCCACGCCACAAAGATGTATCCTTGGGCAAACTCAATGCTCAGACCGTTTTGCGTGTTTTCAAAGACGCTCAAAAACCGCTTTCAACAAAAGAGGTTATTGGACTTCTTGGGTTGAAAAACGAACAACGCGACCTCGTCCACCACATTTTGGAAAACCTGGTGGATGCAGGAAAGATTATGCATCTTCGTGGAGCCTATGGCCTCCTGGAGAGCATGCGACTTGTCTCCGGCAAATTGGAAGTACAGCGTTCCGGAGTCGGATTTGTCATTCCGGATGACAAACGTCGTAAAGATATTTTCATCAACCCACGCGACTTCGATGAAGCATGGCATGGTGACCATGTTGTTGCCGCCATTACTCGTCAACGCAAGAACAAAAGTCATGAAGGACGCATTGTTCGGGTGCTTGAACGTGGGGAGACCACCTACACCTGTCGGGTCATGAAGACATTTTCCCATGGATTTTCTTTATGCCGCCCGACCGACCCTCGCCTCCAGATCAACTTCATGGCAGACCTCGGCGACGATATCGCTATGCCCGATCCAGGAGAAATTGTTGTCGTTGAGGTGGGTGAACAACTTGAATATCAACTTTTTTCCAGCACCATCATCGAAGTAATCGGCAGAGAAGACGATGTCGAGGTGCAAGAAAAACTCGTAAAGGTCGGGCATAAAATCCCGACACGATTTCCCGAAGCAGCACTCGCTCAAGCGGCTTCTTTGCCCGAAGTACCGGACGAGGGCGATTTTCACGGCCGAACCGATCTGCGCGACCTGCCTTTGGTCACCATCGACGGTGCGAAAGCTCGGGATTTCGATGATGCCGTATATGTCAAGAAAACGCCTCATGGCTATACCCTTTGGGTCGCCATCGCTGATGTAGCCCATTATGTCGAACAACAAAGCCCACTGGATCGAGAAGCATATGCACGAGGGAACTCGTACTACTTTCCCAAATCTGTGGAACCCATGTTTCCTGAACGTCTGTCCAATGGACTCTGCAGTCTCAACCCGGACGTTCCTCGCCTGTCCATGGTGGCGGAAATGGATTTTGACGACACCGGTACAATAAAAGGGAAACGACTCTATAATGCGGTGATCAAAAGCCATGCTCGTCTCACGTATGCACAGGTCAACCGTGCCGTAATCCTCAAAGAGGAAGAAGAACGCGCCAATCTGTCCCATGTACTTCATCTTCTGGAAACAGCTGAAGCTCTGGCACGTCAACTCAATGCACGACGTATCGAACGCGGTAGCCTGGATTTCGATCTGCCGGAACCGGAAGTGCTTTTTGGATTCTATGGCGAAACGGTAGATATTCGACCACGCGCCCGTACTTTTGCCCACCAGATTATCGAAGAATTCATGGTGGCTGCCAACGAAGCCGTCGCGGAATATCTCACCGAGCGGGCTGCCCCCATCCTCTATCGTGTTCACCCGAATCCTGATCCTTTGAAACTTGAAAACCTTTTTCAAATCCTGACTCAATCGGGTATTGATGTCGGCAAAACGACCAGCCCAACAGCAAAAGATTTGCAAGATATTTTGGCCAAAGTCGATGGTACCGATAAAGAATTTGTTGTGAACCGGCTCACGCTGCGCACCATGATGCAAGCACGCTACGCGCCGAGCAACGAAGGCCATTACGGCTTGGCATCCAAATGCTATAGTCATTTCACCTCGCCGATTCGACGTTATGCCGACCTTGTTCTGCATCGCGTACTCAAAGCCGTTCTCGCTGGAGAACACGTGCCCTATACGTTCAACCAGCTTACACAAATCGGTGACCACATCAGTAAACGCGAACGTATCGCCATGGACGCGGAACGCGAAATCCTCAAGCGTTTGACGATCCTGTTTCTTCAAGACAAAATCGGTCAAACCTTCACCGGAGTCATCAATTCTCTTGCCGATTTCGGTTTTTGGGTTGAACTCAATGAAGTCATGGCGGAAGGGATGGTCCGGCTTTCTTCGCTGACCGACGACTATTATGCCTTTTTCCCGGAGCGCCAGGAGATGCTGGGAGAACGGACAGGCAAACGGCTTCATCTTGGACAATCCGTTCGTGTTATGCTCGAAGATGTTCAGATCGGTCGTTTGGAAATCAATCTCAAGCTTCTCGGAAGTCTGCGTTCCGATGGAGATACGACGGAAGAGACATCGTTTGAGGTCCTCCCAAGAAGCAAGAAGAAATCGAAGTCTCGATCAAAGTCCAAACCAAGTTCGTACACGGGACGTTCCCGAAGTGGACGGCAAACACGACATAAACGATGA
- a CDS encoding FeoA family protein, producing MRKQRRAGQSGNGGKHQDWRESDSIFALHQAPHGRCCRVKRHRALGAVRQRLLDLGFVPNAEVEIIRVATLGDPIEVRIGSYFVALRKEEAERIEVEIN from the coding sequence ATGCGTAAGCAAAGGAGAGCGGGGCAGTCTGGTAATGGTGGGAAACATCAAGATTGGAGAGAATCAGATTCCATTTTCGCGCTGCATCAAGCTCCCCATGGTCGATGCTGCCGAGTAAAACGACATCGTGCATTGGGGGCAGTACGGCAGCGTTTGCTAGATCTCGGATTCGTTCCTAATGCTGAAGTGGAAATTATTCGTGTTGCGACCTTAGGAGATCCTATAGAGGTGCGGATAGGAAGTTATTTTGTGGCACTGCGTAAGGAAGAAGCGGAACGTATTGAGGTTGAAATCAATTAA
- a CDS encoding DUF1987 domain-containing protein, with protein sequence MQDLVIQPTKSSPEVVFIAADGRLSLRGESYPEHAVKFYEPVLQWISSYLATESAPLQLTMDIVYFNSSSSKILMNLFDMLEDAAADGKDVHVVWRYHEENEIAEECGEEFKEETQFLRFELQSYGDKG encoded by the coding sequence ATGCAGGATCTTGTCATACAGCCAACCAAATCCAGTCCTGAAGTTGTGTTTATTGCGGCCGATGGTCGGTTATCATTACGTGGAGAATCTTATCCCGAGCATGCCGTTAAATTCTATGAACCTGTTTTGCAGTGGATCTCTTCATACCTTGCGACCGAGAGCGCTCCGCTGCAGTTGACCATGGATATTGTGTACTTCAATAGCTCCAGCTCAAAAATCCTCATGAATTTATTTGATATGCTTGAGGACGCAGCTGCCGATGGAAAAGATGTACACGTGGTGTGGCGTTATCATGAAGAAAACGAGATAGCTGAGGAGTGCGGAGAGGAATTCAAGGAAGAAACACAATTCTTGCGCTTTGAACTTCAATCCTATGGGGATAAAGGGTAA